A segment of the Chryseobacterium scophthalmum genome:
ATACCAACCTTCAAACAAAAGCCGATAAATCAGCACTTCAGCAAGAAGTAATCAGAATAAAATCTGTTGAAGATGGGTTAATCGATGTGAATTCAAATCTTCTAATTAAAGCAGATAAAGCTACGGTTCTTGAACAGTTTACCACATTAAATACGACTCTTGAAACAAAAGTTGATGCAGAAACAGCTCAAGTAGAATTTAATAAAATAAAAGCTGTAGAAACCGGAGTAGCCAATCTAAATACAAATCTTCAAACAAAAGCGGATAAAGCTGCAGTTCTTGAGCAATTCGGTACATTCACAACCAATCTTGAAACTAAAGCTGACAAAGCTACAGCCCAGCTTGAATTTAATAAAATAAAAGTAGTTGAAGACAGATTAGTTGATGTGAATTCAAATCTTCTAATTAAAGCAGATAAATCCACAGTTCTTGAGCAGTTTAATACATTAAATACTAATCTTGAAACAAAAGTTGATGTAGAAACAGCTCAAGTAGAGTTCAATAAAATAAAAGCTGTAGAAACCGGAGTTGCTACTTTAAATACAAATCTTCAAGCTAAAGCAGATAAATCAGCACTTCAGCAAGAAGTGAATAGGATAAAAGTAGTTGAAGACAGATTAGTTGAAGTGAACGCAGATCTTCTAATTAAAGCTGATAAAGCTACGGTTCTTGAACAGTTTACCACATTAAACACGACTCTTGAAACAAAAGTTGATGCAGAAACAGCTCAAGTAGAATTTAATAAAATAAAAGCTGTTGAAACCGGAGTAGCCAATCTAAATGCAAATCTTCAAACTAAAGCCGATAAAGCTTCGGTTCTTGAGCAATTCGGCACATTTACAACGAGTATTGAAAATAAAGCAGATAAATCTACAGTTCAGGAACTGAATGGCAATCTTCAAAGTAAGGCAGACAAAGCTACGATTGAGCCAGAGCTGAATAAAATAAAAATTGTTGAAGAAGGATTAGCCAATGCGAATGCAAATCTTCAGATTAAAGCGGATAAATCTACAGTTCAGGAACTGAATGTGAATCTTCAAAATAAAGCTGATAAAAATGCATTAGAAAATCATCTTTGGTCATCAGATTCTCATGTTAGTTATTTAACGAGAAGAGATGCTTCCAATTTAGACTATGAAAATATTTATTCATGGAAAACGGCTTTAGGTATTTTAGATTCCACGGAACCTGGAAGAAAGTATAAAATTTACAGAGCTTTATTGCGTATAGATGAAAAATCTTTTGAACCTCAGTTTATCGTATTAGAAAATACGATTGGAGAGATTTACTGGAGGCGCGAAGAAACCGGATTTTATACCGGGGTGCTGGAAAAAGCTTTTCCTGAAGGTAAAGTTTGGATTAACAGCAAAATTAATATTCCATTTAAGAGATCATCTCCCGTAGATTGTATGTCTGTAAGAATGGATGATCATGTTGTTGGGCTAAATGTTTTTATGATCCAAAAAGACGAGTCTATTCCTGTTGATATGGTAGGAGACTTCGGAAATATTGAAATTTTTGTTTATAATCAAGAAAAATAAGAGGTACTGCAACTACAGGATAGGAGGGGCGAAAAACTTTTATAAGAGCAAAAAAATGATGAATTTTGAACTTTCAATGATAGATAACAATTGCATTCCAAAAAGCAATTCAATTATATAATAATTACTAAAATATAATCTCAATCGAGTAGGATGTCCTTTAAAAGGAAACCTTTTACTCTTGAAATATTGGAATTTTCTGATGCGTGAGCATTACAATTTCGTCCAAGAACAGAATAATAGGGTATGGCTGAACTATTATTTCTTTTTTAAGAGCAGAAAAAGAATTCTGTGAAAACAGAGAGTTGATTCTTTAAAAAAGTAGGAACTCCAGTTAGGGAAAGACTTTCAAGAAAAACAACTTCGGTCGTTTTGGTAAGGCTCTCCAATGTGGATAACCTTTCGGTTAAGGTTTTTAGTAACAAACGAAGATAATTTTCAAAGATTTTAAAACATTAAAAATGTTTAATTACTGCTTTTAGAGAATGCAGAAAATAAAAATTTATCAGAAAGGATAAAGAAGGTTAAACTGTGCAATTAAATCAAAAATTGTTTGATTATTAAAAGAATAAGAGTTACTGCAACTACTGAATAGTGAGGCCGAAAAACTTCAATAAGAACAAAAAATAGATGAATTTTGAACTTTAAATCATAAAGAAAATTAGCTCCGGAAAACAAGCATATTAAAAACATAAATCATAAAGAAAACTAAAGATGTCATGGGAAAAAAAAATAAATTCACGCAAAGAGAGGAGCTGAAAACCTATTTTGAAACAGGTAAATACCCTACACAAACTCAATTTGGGAGGTTCATCGATAATTATGTGCACTTAAATGAATTTAATTTCGGATTGGATGTAAAAGCGTCAGGAAATAGTAAGAAAAAATTCTATCATTTCTATATAGCTGAAGATATCGAAAAATCAGGCAGAGGACATATAAACATCGAAGATTTAAAAGGAAATGAACCCAAACAAATAGATAAATATGTACATGTTTTAAGCAGAAATGTTGTTTATAAATGTTTAAACGTAAAATTATTAACTGAATTAGATATCGATAAATATCAACCAAAGATTATTATAAAACGTTACAAACAACAAAAAACACTTAAAAGTGGTTATGAAAAAAGCGCAGGATTTTATCAGGAGCTTCCTTTGGATGCTGAATCTTGGGGCAGACAATCTGAATATCCTGTAACGTCTAATGAAATGGTTATAGACCTTAATCCTATTAATTATTTCAAACCAAATGCAGATTACAGGGAGTTTTCTCCATCAGGAACATTTACCAGACCTGGTTCATTTAAATATTCAACACATCATAGAAAACCATATTCTCTTATTCAAATGTTGTTGGAAATTGATGTTAATGGAACAAAATTGAGATCGCAACCCGTTGATATAAAAATTATTCTGGGACGAGACGATAATGATTCAATCAATTATATCATTAATTCATAAAAAAATATAATCTCAATCGCATAAGATTTTCAAAACAAATATTTCGACAATTCAGATAAGATTCTGGAATGTGAAATACTTTTCAAGTGAAGTTTATTTTTATTCACAAATCAAAGAAAAGTAAATTTTGTTTATCAAAAATAAAATAATAAAAAAAACCAATGAAAAATGAGATGTTACAAAAGTTATTTTTATTCATAGGTGAGCAACTTTTCGGTTGAGGTTTATTGAAAGAAACCACAAATAATGTGGAAACATTTTAATATACAATCGAGTAAGATGCTCTATAAAGGGAAGCCTTTTGCTTTTGAAATATTGGAATTTTCTGATGCACGATCACCAGAATTTCATCCAGGAAGCAGAATAATGGATTTGGTTTTAAGATCTGTTATTTTCTTTCAAGAGTAAAGAATGATTTCGTGAAAACGGAAGATTAATTCTTTAAAAAGTAGGAATTCCAGTAAGTGAAAGACTTTCTAAAAAGACTGTTTCGGCAGTTCAGGTAAGACTTTCTAATATGAATTGCATTTAGCGACCAATTAGTAAATGTTTTTAAAAATTAAAAAGGTCAAAACAGGATTAATCAGTGCATCAAATAAAGCCAAGATAAAGAATTTATTTAAAGAGATGAAGAAGAGTAAATTTTAAAAAATTAAAAAGACTAAAAAACCAATGGAACCAGAACAAATACAAAAATTATTTACTCATTTAGAAGAGGTTATTACATGGCGTATCAACAATGCTTCAGAAGATTTTAATGTAGGAGCGCCCGAATTTAAAGCTAATGAGCATGAAGGCTTTCAATTAGGAGATTATATTTCAGTTAAAGCACTTACACATCAGGAAGTTGTGATTCTTTTAATGGCTTTATTACCACGATTAGATCCGTCATTGCTGAAACGCATTTTTTTAGAATTTCCAAATAGTACGCTGTTTGATTATTGTTCGAGCAGTGATAATGGCAGACTTTTTAATCCTACCATTCAGGCTGTTCAATATATTTTGGGGGGAGAAAATATTTCAGAACGATTGAAAGTGCTGGATTATTTCAGTCCAAAATCGGTTTTAATTAAAGAAGAACTTATTGCATTTTCAAGTTCAGCTCATGAGCATGCACCAATGAATAGCCAGTTAAATGTTCATCAGGAAGCTTTTAATACTTTAATTTTCGGAGTAGAATTATTGCCAAAAATGAGCAACGATTTCCCTGCAGAATTATTACACACCGATAGATCGTGGAATGATTTAATACTTCCTCAAATCACGTTAAACGAACTTCAAACTATTGAAGACTGGTACAACAGCAGCCAAATCTTGATGGAAGATTGGAACATGCAGAAAAAACTCAAACCGGGTTTCAGAGTGTTATTTTACGGAGAACCGGGAACCGGAAAAACTCTTGCAGCGAGCCTTTTAGGAAAATATACGGAGCGTCCTGTTTTCAGGGTTGATGTTTCTATGTTGGTCTCAAAATATATCGGAGAAACTGAAAAACAATTGGCTAAATTATTTGACAAAGCCGAAAATAAAAACTGGATCCTATTTTTTGATGAGGCAGATGCTATTTTCGGAAAGCGAACGTCTGTAAAAGATGCTCATGATAAATATGCAAATCAGGAAGTTTCTTACCTGTTACAGCGAATAGAAACGTTTTCTGGACTAATTATTTTGGCATCCAACTTTAAAAATAATATGGATAAAGCCTTTACAAGACGTTTTCATAGCTGCATTAAATTTAATAATCCAAAACATGAAGAACGTTTGCGTATCTGGCAACAAAATTTACCGGAACAACTTCAGCTTGAAGAGATTAATTTAAACCAAATTGCCAAACGATACGAACTTACCGGTTCTAACATTATGAATGTCATACAGGATGTGAGTTTAAAAACAATCGCATCCAAAGATGCTGATTACAAAGTAAGCGTAGAGATGCTTTTAGAAAGTATCAAAAAAGAATACGTGAAAGAAGACAAAATATTTACGTAAAATGTGCTGGAAGATGGAAGAGTGAGGTTGGATGTTTTTTTAGTCTATAATTTGTGGAGATTTCAATAAATTGAATCAAGTCACATTTAAAAAAATGAAAAACCAGGAAAATTTGTTTTTTATAAACACAATAAGTCCTCTCTTCTGGCTTCCTGATCTAATAATTTCAAAAAAATAAAGCTTATGAAAGCAAAAATTCTGCTGCTGATTTTATTCAGTGGCCTCATATTGTGTTGCCGAAGTAAACATAAAATGACAACGACTTATCAAGAAAACAAAAAAGAAACGGAACAAGTAAAAGTAGATTCTGTTAGTGTAAAAAACATACAATCCGCTCAAAATACCTCTGTTGATGCATTGTTAAAAGAAAAGAAAAACGAAACATCCGGGGAAATATTGATTACAGGAAAATCTGATCCATCCAATCCTTTTGTTTTTCATAATGTAGTGGGAAAAGACACCATTCAAAGCATTTCGATCATTGGAAATGCAGAATACTTGATCAACAATCATTATACAAAGGTTGACAATAAAAAATCTGAGGTTAAAAAAGAAAAATTTACCAATATTATTCAGGATTTGGCTCAAAATACTGTTTCAAAGGAAAGAATAAAAGAAGCTGATTCTGCAGTTTTTGAAGAAACAAAAACAATAAAGGCAAATGGTCCTCAAGCCGGAACCTGGATTGTCATTACAATCGTTATCTTTTTTTTAATCTTCATCTTTTTCATCTATAAATATTTTAAAAAATGAAAACATCACAAAAAGGAATCAATCTGATTTTATCATTTGAAGGATTCAGTTCCAAACCTTATCTGGATTCAGCAGGAATCCCGACAATCGGCTATGGAAATACGTATTATCCGGGTGGAAAAAAAGTAACCATGAAAGATCCTTCCATCAGAAAAGAAAAAGGAGCAGAATTATTTTCATCTGTTTTACCAACGTATGAAAAAATAGTTAAGAATAAAATTAAAATTATGCTTACACAAAATCAATTTGATGCTCTTGTATCTCACACTTATAATACGGGAGGTTCTGATACTTTATTTTCTTTAATCAATAAAAAAGCAAATTCAGAAACCATTAAAGATTGGTTTACTTCGAGATATACTACCGCTGGAGGAAAGACTTTAAACGGTTTAATCCGAAGAAGAAAAGCTGAAGCGGATTTGTTTTTTGCAAAATAAAATTTAAAAAACTGTAATTGGTATTTTAGGATTAATTCTTATCACAATACAATAAGATGCATGGTTTTCTTGATGATGACCATGCAAATAATTTACTAAGGATGATAAAAGAGGGATAAAATATAAAACCTCATTCAAGGTAATCAGCCTATGAATGATACAGACTTTTTCCTAATTATCAATTGTATCAAAACTAATTTTCAATCATCAAATGAGTACACCATTAAATACAATCTTCAGTTGGTTTGAAACTGGAGATTTTCCGACGCAAACACAGTTTAAAGAAACATTTTTATCGTTTTATCACAAAGAGTATTTAATTCCTAAGGAAAATATCGAAGGCCTTAAAGAAGTTTTTCAATCATTTGAATTGGAGATAGAAGGTATTAAAAAGAAACTGTTATCTGATGATCTGTCTTTGGATGAGCTTCAGGAAATAGTCGGTTTCATTAAAAAAAGCCGTGAAGATATTGAAGCTTTAAAAGCTATTCCCATAGGAGAATCAAGGGAAGATAAAGTAAAGCTATTACTTGACTACGATTGGTTGCAAAGCCCGAAAAATCAACAGGAATTTAATAAGCAAATCTATGATAAAGTTTTGCTCATTTCACAGACGCCTACAAGCGCAGTGGTACAAATCACAGAAAGTACCGTATTTCCCAATACCCTTGAAACAGAAAATGTAATCATTCAGGCTCGGGATAGTGTCACTGGAAAAAAAATAAATATTGACGATTATGCAACCAATCAAACCATAGAGATCAATATGTTGGGAAATCTTCCTAATCCAATTAACATTCTCATTTTAAAAGTTAAACCATAAAAAAATAAAAAACCATGAATAATAACGCAATAATTAGTAATAACGCACATCAGGATAATTTTTTTGGAGAGTTAAGACATACCCGTTTTCAATATTTTGATACGCTTCCGAGTACGAATAATGTACCTGCAGGTTGGATCATTGATTATAAACGTCAGTTGCATCAATGGAACGGAACCGAATGGATTGATTTGTCCCAAAATTACGTGCATCCTGATTATCCGCTTACAAATAATCCTTTTCAGACAGATCAGACCAACGGACTTTTGTTGCTGAGTCAGATCCTGACCAATAGTTCAGGGCATGTGATTAAAGTAGCGGGCCGAAATCTTACCAATGCAGATATTGTTTCTATTTTCTTGAATGATGCTACTCAGTCTAATACATTTACGTGGTCATCAAATAAGATTAAAACATATGTCGAAAACTTTATAGGACAAAGCCTTACAGGAGCATTGATTTATCAACCGGGAGGTTATATTCCTTCAACTACTAAAGGTTCAATGACGGCTCCATCACCAATTACATCAGCGAGCATCAAAACAGGTATGGTGTGGGTAATTACAGCAAATGGCTGGGTAGGTAATGAGCCCGTGTCTACTGGTGACCATCTTATTGCCAATATTGATGACGCTACCAATGTTCCTGCAAATTATCAAATTATAGAAAAAGGTATTCCTGACATTGTAGATGCTACAGAAACGGTGAAAGGTCTTATTCAGATTGCTACAGAAGCTGAAGCAATTGCGGGAACAGATGTCTTTAAAGCAATGACTCCAAGATCTACAAAAGTTGTTTTGGATGCAAAAATAAAATCTAAAACAGTGCTGATTGGAGATGGCTCTTCCGTTACTTTTCCCATTAATCACAATTGGGAAACCAGAAACGTTGATTATACCTGCTACCGAAATGCAGATAACAGAAGAATAAATGTTAGTTGTGTACCCATTACAGAAAATGATGTACAGATAGACGTTTTGGCACCTTTAGCACCGAATGAATACAGAATAACCTTAACCGCAAGATTAGATTAATGATTGCTCCAGAATACTTTAATAATCACGTCTCCGTTGAAGGCGAGATTATCGTAAAAAGTGTTCCAAACGATGCTGGTTTTGTGTTGGTTTGGAACCCTACTACAAAAAAAATTAGTAGAAGAACGCATGCAGAAATAGCAACCGATTTAGGTCTGGTTACAGCAAGTAATGAGGCTTTTTTTAATAGAAATAGAATTAGATCAGAAACAATTTCTTCTGTTCCTGTGTCTTTAGATGCTTATTTACCACAAGGAGGTTTTATATCAAGTTATAATACTTCTTCCTGGGGTGGTTCAGATCGACCAATTAATGCCTCTTATGGAGGTTACATTAAATTTTCTGACGGTAATAATGATTTTAATAATTTAGAATTATATTATAACAATGGGCATAATACTCCGGATACCCACAGGTTATGGTTTAGAACAAAGAATAACTTAGGAAGTACAAACTGGTTTGAAGCTTATCATTCAGGGAATTTAAATCCGGATAATTTTATTCAAACCACGCATCCTGTTAATAATATTACTCAAACTAATATTAACAATTGGTTACCTTATAAAGCATATGAGGACAACAGAGGTATTGCACCAAATCACTTGGGTACTCAATCATTTCAATATGGCTTTGGTTCTTGGAATAACAATAACAATTATCCTTATGCGGATTACTTACATTTTGGAGGTTATCAAGATGGTTCAGGAGGAAATCAAAATCTTATCATGTTTAATAAGAATGGTTTTGGTTTCAGACAGTATCAAAGTAGTCCACAAAATTCAAATCTATATACAGACTATATTGATTATTGGCATACAGGAAATTTTAATCAAGGATATGTTGATGAATGGATTAATAAAGCTAATGAAGGTATTGTTTCAATACCTATGCTTGCTGATTATGTTAAAACTTCAACTAATCAACAAATAGGTGATTTAAAAACTTTTACAGGTGCATATACAAGTTGGTTATTAGATGGCAACAGCTCAACAAATGCGCACGGATTTTTACAATCAGTTCAAGATAGTTTTTTACTTGGTAGTTTAAATGATAAAAATGTAGTTCTATATAGAAATTCGATTCATAAAATAGTTGTTGCTAATGATTACACTCAGTTTATTGACAGGATTCAAGCACCATTTGCAAGCATTGTACAAAATGATTTATCTCCTTATGGAAATTATGTAGGTTTAGAATCCTCTTCGCAAGATGGTAATAGGATTTATTTAGGTGGTGTTGCTGATACGGTAGGAAGTTATATAGGTCAGGCTAAGTATGTTACGTCAAACCAATATCAATCAAATAAGTCTTATGCCTCATTTATTAAATTTGGTAATGCTGGTGATATAGTTTTCTATGGTGACGTTGGCCTTACTACAGATACTAATTATAATCCTAGTGAAATAGCTAAAATTGATAATGGAGGTAGACTTAAAATAAATTCTGTTGTAGTAAATGGCGGCAATTCAAATCAATTTTTAAAAGCTGATGGAAGTTTAGATAGTACAAGTTATGTTACTTCTGCACAGTTAGGAGATTATCACAATATTGATTTAACTGATGGTATTAATAATGGTTCAAGTACTCATATAAATAAATCTTGGTTTGATTATAATTGGGCAGCAACAGGAAAAAGAGGTTCAGTTATTAATTTTTCTGGATTATATAGTAATTATTCTACTGAATTATTTGGTGAATATGACAATGGAGGAAATAATATAGGTATAAGAACTAAAAATGGTGATACTAACACATGGAATAATACCAAGTGGTTATGGCATACAGGTAATTTTAATCCTTCTTCCAAAGCCAATGCATTAGAAAATGCTACTGGTGTAGGGTTTAGTGCAGGTGTTTTACCAACTCTTAATGGTGCTGAATATCCGTATATGGTTTTTGATAATGGTATTGATTACGGTATTATTCCAATTGCAACACAAGGGTGGGTAAACAACACTTTTGCTACAAAAAATGAATTAAGTGATTATGTTACTATTCATACTCCACAGACTATAATTGCAAATAAGAATTTTGCACCAACTGCAACATTAACATTATCAGGTAATGATGTAAATCTAATAAAATCGTATACTGGAACTAGTGGTAATGAGGGTATAGTATCTGCTTGGGTACATAGACATTATTCTACATTTTGGAGAAGTGGTAACCGAAGAGGTGGTAATACTCAAAGTTTGGGTTATTCTATTGAATATTCCGAAGACGATGTTACATACACTGAAAAAATGCGAATAAACCCAGATGGTTTTTTAGTTTTATCAGGTGGTGGAAAGGTTGACCCTTACGGTAACTTAAATTTACAACAAAACACGTCAGGTGGTAGCGCTACGGGAATTTGGTGGAATAACAAAGACGATTCAGGTAATAGAATTGCTGGTATTGGAGCTTTAACTACCAATGGTGAGCTTGATTATGTGTACTTAGGTTGGGGTTCTTCACCTTGGGATAGTGGAAGTAATTTAGCAGTAAGCAATAATACTATTCAGTATAAGAATAATGTTATGTGGCATGCTGGGAATTTCAACCCTGATTTATATTTAAAAGAAAGAGGTGGTTATCAAACAGGAGCTATAGCAAAGACAGATTTTCCTTTATCAATAACAGATTATGCTGGAGACCCATCTACAACAGGATTTCAAAGTTACTATGGAACTTCTTTTCATTTTAAAGGACCAAATTCATGGTATAATAGATTAGATTTCCCTGTAAATGCTGAGAAGTTATTCTTATATCAAGGTATAAACACCACTGATATGACCCTTAGAGGTTACATTCCTATTCTAAATGGTAATGTTATTAACTGGGATTCAACTAATTTTAATCCTTCTTCCAAAGCCAATGCTTTAGAAAATGCAAAGGGGATTGGTTTTAGTTCAGGGAATTATCCTACAGCCAATGGTATTGAATATCCTTACCTGTATTTTGACAATGGTTCAACCACAAGTTATGTGGCATTAGCAACACAAGAGTTTACGAATGCTAATTATCATAAAATAAATCATTCGGGTAGTCTTGCTAACCAATCTGACTCTCATGTAAATAAAACATGGTTTGATTATTCTTGGGCGGGTTCAGGTTCACCAGGTTCAG
Coding sequences within it:
- a CDS encoding ATP-binding protein produces the protein MEPEQIQKLFTHLEEVITWRINNASEDFNVGAPEFKANEHEGFQLGDYISVKALTHQEVVILLMALLPRLDPSLLKRIFLEFPNSTLFDYCSSSDNGRLFNPTIQAVQYILGGENISERLKVLDYFSPKSVLIKEELIAFSSSAHEHAPMNSQLNVHQEAFNTLIFGVELLPKMSNDFPAELLHTDRSWNDLILPQITLNELQTIEDWYNSSQILMEDWNMQKKLKPGFRVLFYGEPGTGKTLAASLLGKYTERPVFRVDVSMLVSKYIGETEKQLAKLFDKAENKNWILFFDEADAIFGKRTSVKDAHDKYANQEVSYLLQRIETFSGLIILASNFKNNMDKAFTRRFHSCIKFNNPKHEERLRIWQQNLPEQLQLEEINLNQIAKRYELTGSNIMNVIQDVSLKTIASKDADYKVSVEMLLESIKKEYVKEDKIFT
- a CDS encoding lysozyme, with product MKTSQKGINLILSFEGFSSKPYLDSAGIPTIGYGNTYYPGGKKVTMKDPSIRKEKGAELFSSVLPTYEKIVKNKIKIMLTQNQFDALVSHTYNTGGSDTLFSLINKKANSETIKDWFTSRYTTAGGKTLNGLIRRRKAEADLFFAK